CGCTGGTACCCTGTGCAACCGGTGAGACCAGCAGGGTGCCCTTGGTGTCCATAACATAGAGATAGCCGTTCGTACCGATTTCTGTATCCAGGATCTGTTGCTTCAACGGACCATAGACGGTATCTTCGGGGACACCTACAAAGAGGATACCAATAATGTCTCCTTTTGTATTCTTAATCGGATCGTAAACGGTTACATATTTTTTACCAAGTACATCGGCAGTCCCATAAAATGTCTGGCCTTTGTTGATGACGGTATCATATACTGCATCTGAGACCGGGGTGCCAATGGCACGTTTTCCGTCAGCGCCGACAATGTTTGTTGAGACGCGGATTGCCTGGCTGCCTATTTTCTGGAAGACGGTAGCCTTGCTGCCCATGTCCTTTTCTATGGAGTCGACAATCTGGAAGTTGTCATTGACAACCTGGCCCCCATATGCGATCTTGTCTCCTACAAGAGCAGGGGCTCCGTTCGCGGTGAACCTGCTTTTTAAGAGGTTTAAATCCCCGTTCAGTTTGTCCTTCGAGAGATCATAGGAATTGGATGTCATTCCCCGGAAATCGCTGATCTGCGTGTTCAGGGTCATGTCGAGCTGGTCGTTGATCGCGTTGCTTGCCGTGATGTAGGCAACGGTTCCGAGCAGAAGGGTCGGGACTATAACAAGTACAAGACATATGATCAGGATTTTCGTCCCGATCTTCATGCGGTTGAATTTTTCTGTCATTTCTTCAAACATTATTTACATCTCCTGTTGTTTCAGTGTGAATTTTATTTTTTTATGGTGAACAATCGTTGTTAAAGGAAATTGAAGAATTTGAAAAAAACCCATCATCCTTCTCCTATATCCCTGAGCAGATGCCGGATATCGATCCAGATGATCAGCTCGTGACGCTCGTGCTCCTTTTCCTTGATCTTCTTTTTGATGATACCAAGGATTGCAGCATCTTCGCGGGCACCGGATGCCGATGTAGAATCAATGTCTCCGCGCTCGAACGTCGAAACGGCGAGCACATCATCAACCATGATACCGGTCTTTGCCTTGGTGATCTTTTCATCGAGGACAATAATCCGGCTGTTCTCTTCAGGGATATCCGATTTTTCAAGAATGTTGAGTCGCTCCTTGAGATCAATGATCGTGGTGATTTCTCCACGAAGATCGATGATCCCTTTCATGTAGGAAGGTGTGTTGGGAAGCTTGGTGATGGAGGTGTACTCCACCACTTCCCGCACATCGAAGAGGTCAACTGCGTAATGTTCTTTTCCCAGAAGGAACTCCACAACCTGGAGTTTGCCTTTCTGGTGTTGATCTTTTTTTGTTTCCGCCAGTTCTGCCGGGGGAACACTGCCCGATAGGGAGGGGGTGTGTTTTACCTCTTTTTCACCTGCTGTTTTTGCCATGGGACTGTTCCTCCGTAATCATACCCTGAACCGTGACACTTCTTTTGTCACCTTGTCAACGATGGAATTCACGTTTGCTACCACTTTGGTGATCTGGTCGATTGCCGCGCTGGACTCTTCGCTTGCTGCAGCCGCGTCAGTTGCCTCCCTCGTGGTGTTCTGCATCAGTCCGCCGACTTCATTGACGCTTGCCGTAACTTCCTCAACCGATGCAGCCTGTTCTTCTGCCGCAGCAGCAACATCGCTGACATTTCGGCTGATCTG
The sequence above is drawn from the Methanomicrobiales archaeon HGW-Methanomicrobiales-1 genome and encodes:
- a CDS encoding chemotaxis protein CheW, with protein sequence MAKTAGEKEVKHTPSLSGSVPPAELAETKKDQHQKGKLQVVEFLLGKEHYAVDLFDVREVVEYTSITKLPNTPSYMKGIIDLRGEITTIIDLKERLNILEKSDIPEENSRIIVLDEKITKAKTGIMVDDVLAVSTFERGDIDSTSASGAREDAAILGIIKKKIKEKEHERHELIIWIDIRHLLRDIGEG